TCCGTGGACCCGGATGGCCTCGATTGCATAGTTGGAACAGGTTGGCTGGAAACGGCAGACCCCGTGGAAAAAGTAGGGGTGGACCAGCTGGTAGAGCCGGATAGGGGCGATGAGCACCTTCCCCACCGCGTTTTTAGCCTTCTGCCACATCCCTCGGCCTGTCCCATTCCATTTTGCGGAAAAGCTTT
This region of Fibrobacter sp. UWP2 genomic DNA includes:
- the yidD gene encoding membrane protein insertion efficiency factor YidD codes for the protein MWQKAKNAVGKVLIAPIRLYQLVHPYFFHGVCRFQPTCSNYAIEAIRVHGPFKGFYLAVFRILRCNPFCKGGYDPVPPRKDKR